In one Mycobacterium sp. NBC_00419 genomic region, the following are encoded:
- a CDS encoding sensor histidine kinase → MPPAEQRTLLAGSRLQLGLRMLLSAFVIITLVIERPHDKFGLCMLIVGVYLAIVAAWSVWALTPRRAVDTPSAPIAFAVLLADVAVVASITAITGIASPDSWTSDLLREGLFLVPIIAAAQLSVRITAVMAVLVVLAQVVANWINQAANEEPWPPIILHATLLATVACGSVMLSYIQRDRVTTIRNLLVQRTALLDEMIGLEMRQQTELSERLHDGALQSVLAARYDLTAIRSGSTEAIDRMSTTLTDAVHLLRDVVRELHPEVLNRSGLRTAVEQLATTVAERGGLTVDLDADGWPDAVRTDADPLLFSCARELTNNVVKHAAATTVQISLELTDGLGRIAVRDDGHGMADVDLNTVVEDGHIGLAAIRTKVRAAEGEFDIDSGPHGTLVTVTVPLRPTA, encoded by the coding sequence ATGCCGCCAGCCGAGCAGCGCACACTGCTGGCCGGCTCACGGCTGCAACTGGGCCTGCGGATGCTGCTGTCGGCCTTCGTCATCATCACGCTGGTGATCGAACGCCCGCACGACAAGTTCGGGCTGTGCATGCTCATCGTCGGGGTCTACCTGGCCATCGTGGCGGCGTGGTCGGTGTGGGCACTCACCCCGCGCCGAGCCGTGGACACACCGTCGGCCCCCATCGCGTTCGCCGTTCTGCTCGCTGACGTCGCGGTGGTCGCATCGATCACCGCGATCACCGGCATCGCGTCCCCGGACAGTTGGACTTCCGACCTGCTGCGCGAAGGCTTGTTCCTGGTGCCGATCATCGCCGCCGCGCAACTCAGTGTCCGCATCACCGCGGTGATGGCGGTACTCGTGGTCCTCGCACAGGTGGTGGCCAACTGGATCAACCAGGCCGCCAACGAGGAACCCTGGCCCCCGATCATCCTGCACGCCACCCTGCTGGCCACCGTCGCCTGTGGGTCGGTGATGTTGTCCTACATCCAGCGAGACCGCGTCACCACCATCCGGAACCTGTTGGTACAGCGCACCGCCTTGCTCGACGAGATGATCGGTTTGGAGATGCGGCAACAGACCGAACTCTCCGAGCGGCTCCATGACGGCGCGCTGCAATCAGTGCTCGCCGCACGTTACGACCTCACGGCGATCCGGTCGGGCTCCACCGAGGCCATCGACCGGATGAGCACCACGTTGACCGATGCGGTGCACCTGCTGCGCGACGTCGTCCGCGAACTCCACCCGGAGGTGCTCAACCGCTCCGGCCTGCGCACGGCCGTCGAGCAGCTTGCCACTACCGTCGCCGAACGGGGCGGGCTGACAGTCGATCTCGACGCCGACGGCTGGCCTGACGCGGTACGCACCGACGCCGATCCCCTGCTGTTCAGCTGCGCGCGGGAACTGACCAACAACGTCGTCAAACACGCCGCCGCCACCACCGTGCAGATCAGCCTGGAGCTTACAGATGGCCTGGGGCGCATAGCTGTTCGCGATGACGGCCACGGCATGGCTGACGTCGACCTGAACACAGTGGTCGAGGACGGCCACATCGGCCTGGCCGCGATCCGCACCAAGGTGCGCGCCGCCGAAGGCGAATTCGACATCGACTCCGGGCCGCACGGCACACTGGTGACGGTCACGGTTCCGCTGCGCCCCACCGCATAA